One Verrucomicrobiia bacterium genomic window, ATGCTCCGGGGGCGGTGGTGTGGATTGAGCGCCACGGGACGGCCTACGTGAAAGCCTATGGTCAGCGGGCCGTCACCCCCGCGCCGGAGCCGATGACCACCAACACGATTTTTGATGCCGCGTCGCTCACCAAGGTGCTGGCCACCGCGCCGGCCATTTTGTGGTTGGTGGAGCAGGGGAAGATTGGGCTGGATGACCCGGTATCCAAGCATCTGCCCGAATTTGTGGGGGAGGACCGTGAGGCCATCACGGTGCGGCTGTTGCTGACGCATTATTCGGGGTTGCCGTCGGGCCTGACGCGGCGCGATTTCAATGGCTACGCGGGGGCCATTGCGCAGGCGGTCAGCGAGCGGCCCAATCCCGCGCCGGGGACGACCTTCCGCTACTCGGACGTGAATTTCATTCTGTTGGGGGAGATCGTGCGCCGGGTATCCGGGCAGTCGCTGGCGGATTTTGCGCGGGAAAAGTTTTATGAGCCGCTGGGCATGCGGCAGACGCGATTTCTGCCGCCGGACGATTGGCGGGCGAACATTGCGCCCACCGAACGGGTGGGTGGCACGGTATTGCGCGGGGTGGTGCACGATCCCACGGCCCGGCGGATGGGGGGGGTGGCCGGGCATGCCGGCCTGTTCACCACCGTGGCGGATACGGCCCGTTTTTGCCGCATGATGCTCAACGAAGGCGAGCTGGAGGGGCGGCGGGTGTTGAAGGCCGAGACGGTGAAACTCATGGTTTCCGTGCAATCGCCGCCCGGGGGCAGTGCGCGGCGGGGCCTGGGCTGGGATATTGACTCGCCCTATGCCGGGCCGCGCGGGAAGGTGCTGCCGCTGGGTTCTTACGGGCACACCGGCTGGACGGGGACGAGCCTGTGGATTGATCCCTTTTCCAAGACCTTCGTGCTGTTGTACACCAACCGCAATCATCCCAGCGGGGGCAATGTGGTGAAACTGCGGTCGGTGGTGGCCACGCTGGCGGCCGAGGCGGTGGTGGGCTTTGACTTTGCCAATGTGCCGGGCGCGCTGCCGCCGCTGCCGGCCAATTCGCGGCCGTGAGCCGCGGCGTCAGGCGGATGGGGGCGGGGATTGGCGGCGGCGCCATTCGCGCCAGATCAAGGGGAAGACCGGCGCAAATTTTCCGGGCTGGTGCTGCAGCCACCAATCCACTTCTTCCGGCGCGAGCCATCGGCCTTCGCTGATTTCCTCGGGGTTGAGGCGGAAGGGGCCCTCGGCTTCGCAGCGATACACCCAGACAAACTCCTGTTCGGTTGCATTGGAGGCGGGCAGCTTGAACAGGCGCACGGGGGGCGTGGTCACGGCCAGGCCGATTTCCTCCAGCAACTCCCGCTCGGCGGCGTGATCGTATTTTTCGCCGGCGTCCACGTGGCCGGAGGCGGAGGAGTCCCACAGGTTGGGGTGTTGGTCCTTGCGGCTGCTGCGTTTTTGGAGGAAGATTTCGCCGCGGCGGTTGAAGACCAGCACATGCACGGCCCGGTGCCGGAGGCATTGGAAATGCACTTCGTTGCGGAGGGCCTGGCCCACCACTTCATCGTTGGGATCCACCACGTCGAGCAATTCATTTGGCATGAGAGGGAAGATGCAAAGGAGGGGCAGCGGGCGCAAATGGTTTTTTCGGTGGTGAAGGGGGGCGTCGGGGGTGTTCTGCGGGGTGATTGACAGTTGCAAGGGGCGGCTGCATGCTCGACATTAGATAGACAAACACACAGAAAACATGAGCGTATGAAGACCAGATGGGCAGTATTGGCTGCTGGGGTGGCGCTGCTGGCATTACACGGGCAGGCGGCGGAGCGCACGTTGTTGCTGATTGCCGGGCGGCCGAGTCATCCGCCGGGGATGCATGAATTCCGGGCGGGGGCGTTGTTGTTGCAAAAATGCCTGGCGGAGGTGCCGGGGTTGAAGACGCTGGTGGCCTCCAACGGCTGGCCCACGGAGGCGGGATGGCTTGAGCGGGCGGATGCGATTGTGATTTATGCCGATGGCGGCGGGGGGCATCCGGCCATCCAACAGGATCGCCTGAAATTGCTGCAGGGGTTGCTGGACAAGGGGGTGGGCTTTGGCGTGATGCATTATGCCTGCGAGGTGCCCAAGGACCGCGGCGGGAAGGAATTTTTGGAGTGGGTGGGTGGGTACTATGAGGACCGGTACTCGTGCAATCCCATCTGGGAGCCGGAGTTCAAGCGGTTTGTGAATCATCCCACCACCCGCGGGGTGCAGCCGTTTTCCATCAAGGACGAGTGGTATTTCTGCTTGCGCTTCCGCGAGAACATGGAGGGGATCATTCCCATTCTGGCGGCGACGCCTTCGGACAAGGTGCGCAACGGCCCGTATGTCTGGCCGGCGGGGCCGTATCCGCATGTGCAGGCGGCTTCGGGCCGGGAGGAGGTGATGATGTGGGCGGTGGAGCGGCCGAATGGGGGGCGCAGCTTTGGGTTCACTGGCGGGCATTTTCACGCGAACTGGGGCGAGCCAAACTTCCGCAAGGTGGTGCTCAACGCGCTGCTGTGGGTCAGCAAGGTGGACGTGCCGCCGCAGGGGGTGGCGTCCACGGTGACGGCGGAGGAGCTGCAGCAAAACCTGGATCCGAAGGGCAAGAAATAAGCGGGGCGCGGCGTCATGGCCATTTCTGTTGCGATTGTGGAGGACAATGACCAGTTGCGCTCCACCCTGGCGCGGGTGCTGGAGCGGGCCGAGGGGTTTCGCTGTGTGGGACAATATCCCAATGCGGAGGAGGCGCTGGCGGCCCTGCCGGCAGTCAAGCCGGATGTGGTGTTGATGGACATCAACCTGCCCGGGCAGAACGGGGTGGAGTGCGTGCGCCGGCTCAAGCCGCAACTGCCGCAGACCCAGGTGGTCATGCTCACCGTATATGAGGACACGGACAACATCTTCAACGCGCTGGCGGCCGGGGCCAGCGGGTACCTGCTGAAGCGGACTTCCCGCGATGAGTTGTTGGCCGCCATCAAGGAGGTGCATGCCGGCGGCTCGCCCATGACGGCGCACATAGCGCGGAAAGTGGTGCAGTCTTTTCAGCGGACCGGGCCGTCGCCGCAGCCGGCGGAAAACCTCTCGCCCCGGGAGCAGGAGGTGCTGGATTTGTTGAGCCAGGGTTTTCTGTACAAGGAAATTGCCGATCGCCTGGGCGTCAGTTACGAGACGGTACACACCTACATCCGCCGCATTTATGAGAAGCTCCAGGTGCGCACGCGCACGGAGGCGGTGGCCAAATTCCTGCGGCGGTAGGGGGGACAAGGGTGTCCCCAGCGTGTCCCCAGAACTGGTGACTGGCACGAAAAGCCGCCGCGAGTACATTAGAGGCGTCATTGCGACGAAATATCGCGGACTGTGTGCAAAGGCGTAAAACCGCGGCGCCACGTCGGATGACAGGTGGTAAGGGCGAGTAAGCGGGTAAAAAGCTTTGTTCTCAACTGAGAAGCCGGGTCAAAAACCCGGCTTTTCGGTTTTTCAGGGGGGCGGCGCGGGAGCTTGCCTTGCGTTGGGGTGACGGAGCATGATGGCGGGCATGAAACCCGTGGTCATGGCCGTGGCGGCGCATCCGGATGATATTGAATTCATGATGGCCGGCACCCTGCTGTTGTTGCGCGAGGCCGGGTGGGAGGCGCATTACCTGAATCTGGCGAGCGGCAATTGCGGCAGCCTGGAGCATCCTTCGGCGGTGGTGCGGCGGGTGCGGGCGCGCGAGGCGCAGGCCGCCTGCCGCATCTTGGGGGCGACATGGCATGCGCCGGTGGTGGATGACCTCGAAATATTTTATGAGTTGGGCCTCATTCTGCGGGTGGCGGCGGTGATCCGGGAGGTAAATCCGCGGATTCTGCTGGTGCCTTCGCCGCAGGATTACATGGAGGATCACACCAATGCGTGCCGGGTGGCGGTGAGCGCAGCGTTTGTGCGGGGGATGCCCAATATCAAGACCCAACCGCCCCGCCCGCCGGTGGCGGGGCCGGTGACGGTGTATCATGCCCTGCCGCACGGGCTGCGTGATCCGCTGCGGCGGCGGGTACTGCCCGGGGCGTTTGTCAACACGACACGGGTGCAGGCGCGGAAGCGGGAGGCGTTGGCGGCGCATCAGAGCCAGAAGCGCTGGCTGGACGCCACGCAGGGGATGGACTCCTATTTGCAGGTGATGGAGCAGTTTGCGCGCGAAGTGGGGCGGATGTCGCGCAAGTTCAAGTATGCCGAGGGCTGGCGCAGGCATCTTCATTATGGTTTTTGCGAGGAGCAGGACGATCCGCTGCGGGCGGCGCTGGGGCGCGATTATCTGGTGAACGAGGCTTATGAGCGGGCATTGGAGCGGGGGGGCTGTTGAGGGGCCCATGGCTGGGGCTGATTACCCTCCGCTGCTTGAGTTTTTGACCACGAATAAACACGAATAAACACCAAAGCAGGGACACGAAGCCCGCGCCTGACGGCGAGGGGAAGGCGGAGCGAGGGCGCCGGGATGGCGGCCCGGTTGGTGGTGGGAATAAAAAAGCCGCCGGCAGCGCGCCTCGCCTCACGCCACCGGCGGCAGGAGCGTCGCAGCCAACCCGTTAGTTGGCGGGACGCAAGCGATAGAAGCGCTGGGCCGCAGTTGGCGCTTCCAATAAAATGTTCAATCCGTTGTACGACATGGGCGCGTTGGTAATCACCGTCCATGTTTGGGCGTCCACGGTGGGCGCCCATTCAAGCTGCCATTGTCCCTGCGATTGCGGCCATCCGATCCACACCGCCTGACCAATCGCCAGGCCCGGGGCGGTGTGCGGCTGGATTTCCTGGACGAACAGCTCATAGCCCATGGTGCCGTCCGTCCCTGAGCCTGATTCCTGAGTAAACACCCCAATGGCGTCAAAGCGTCCCTCCGGCATCGGCCCCACGCTGTAGCGCGGCAGGCGCAAGGTGAAGTAGCGGTTGGCGCCGTCCGTCACCGTGCACAGCCGCTGGCCCCACACCGCGTTGGGATTCCAGCCATTCGTGCCGTAGTATCGCGCGCCGAGGGAATTGGTCAAGGCTGGATTATTCACCAGTTGCAGGTTCACCAAACGGACGCGCATGCCCTGGTAATACTCGCCGCCGGACTGGCGGGTGACATCGAAAATATCCTCGTGCGTGGCGGGATTGCCGTCGTCCACGCGCCGCACCTGGGCCAGGGTCACCGTTTCGGGGGTGGGCAGGCCGTAGTTGGGCGTGATGAGGCGAATGTCAAAATTGGCGTTGGGCGAGATGTCATGCGCTTCGTTGATGTTGCGTTTGCCGCCGTAAAAGAGGGAGCGGCGCACGGTTACTTCAATCAAGTCGCCTTTGCGGAATTTGCGGCCGGTTTCCGGGTCGTGGCTGAGGCGGAGCACTTCGGCCACCCAGGCGGCGTTGGTGTAACTCAGCTCGCTGTCGCGGACCCAGGGCAGGTTGCCGTAGTTTTGGCCCATCCAGCAGGTCGTGCCGCCGCGGTCGCCCGCGTCCACGGCCTGAAAGACGATCTGCCATTCGCCGCCCATGCGTGTGGGGCCGCTGTAGCCCGGGTCGTAGGGGATATAATTGGGCGTGGGATTGAGCATTTCCTCGGGGTCGGTGAGGAGCACGCCGCGGATGGTGAAAGGAAATGACCCGGACCAGGCGCTGGTGCCGTTGGTGGTAACGGATTGCAGGTTGGCGTGGGTTTCGAGGTTGGCGGCCAGGGCCGTGGCGCCGGCGAGCAGGGCAGCGCCAGCGGTGGCCAGGAGGCCATGCATCATTTTCATTGAAGTGGACATGAGCTTGGTGTTCAGGCCCCGTATTATGGTTACCCCGGGCGGGGGTGGGGCTTGACCAACCCGTCCGAAGTTGTTACGATTTTTATAAATAGTATGACGACTGCATCGTATTACGCAATATAAAAATCGTATGAATTATACTGCGAGCAAGGTGGATCCCCGGATTGTTTATTTTGATCAACTGGCGCCGCGGTGGGACACCCACTGCAGCAACCCGGCGGCGGTGCTTGAGCGGCTGCGGGGCTTGAGGCCGCGGCTGCCCTTGCACGCGGGGCAGCGGCTGCTGGAGGTGGGCTGCGGGACCGGCCAGATTACGGGCTGGCTGGCGGAGCAAGTGGCGCCGGGCCGGGTGACGGCCGTGGATTTTTCTCCGGCGATGCTGGCGCTGGCGCGCGCGCGCGGGGTGTCGGCCGATTTCCTGGAAGCGGATGTCTGCCAGGGGCCGCCGCCAGGGGGGCCGTATGATGGGGTGTTGTGTTTCAATGCGTTTCCCCATTTCCGGGATCAGGATGCGGCGTTGCGGCATCTGGCGGCGGTGCTGAAGCCGGAGGGTGTATTGGTGGTGCTGCACCTGTGCGGGAGCGAGGCGCTCAACGAGTTTCATCACCAGCTTCAGGGGCCGGTGACGCATGATCATCTGCCGCCGCTGGACTGCTGGCCGCTGATGCTGCGCGATGCCGGGCTGGTGTATGAGGAGGGGGAGGATCAGGCGGACTTGTTTTTGGTGAAGGCCAGGCGGCCGGCGCGGGGCTGAAGACCGGCCGCAAAAGGCATCGCTTCCGAATCCTCCCTGCCCCAACTCCGAAATATGGAGATGCGTGGCCTGGGCAGGCCGGGGTTGCTCCCGGCGCGGGAGGATGATGGCAAACGCCAAGGGAGCCGCTGCCCTGCGGGGGTGCCTGCCTGCGGGGCGCCAGCTTGAAACTATTGCAGTGGCGGGCGGGGGATGGCATGCTGGGCGTTATGAGGATGAAACTTGGTTTGGGTTTGGTGATGGCGGTGTTGGTGTTGGGATGCGTCTCCTGCGCCACGGGGCCGCGGGGCGGCGTGGCGCCCAGCCTTACGGCGGCGGGCGCGCAGGGTGAATTTGCCGGGTGGCGTTCGTACAGCGAGCAGGCGGGCACGGCCACGGCGGCGGTGTGGCAGATGGAGACCAACGGGGTGTTGATTTGCCGGGGCGCGCCCAAGGGCTATTTGTACACTGAGAAGGATTATACGAATTTCAAAATTGAGTTTGAGTACCGCTTTCCGCCGGGGGCCACCCAGAGCCACGGAGGCGTGCTGGTGCGGTTGACGGGGGAGCACAGCATCTGGCCGCGGAGCCTGGAATTCCAATTGAATCAAGGGCAGGCGGGGGATTTTTGGGGCTTGCGGGGGTTTGTTTATACGGGGCCGGAGGATCGTTTTCGCGTGCTTACCAACACGCCCTACGGCACGCTGAGGCATCTGCGGCGATTTCGGGCCATGGAGAAACCGGCGGGCCAGTGGAATCGGTTTGAGGGTCTGGTGTACGGCGACATGGCCGTTCAGAAGATCAATGGGGTGACCGTCAACCGGGCGGTGGGATGTGACGTGGTGGCGGGCAAGATTGCCTTGACGGCGGAAGGCGAGGAGATCCACTTCCGCAATGTGCGGATAACGCCGTTGCCTTGAGGGCTGGAGTGAAGCATGGCCGGTCAAACGGGGGGGAACAGGGAGGAGGGCCGGGAGGCCCGGCAGGGGGACGAAGCGGACAGGTGTTGTTTTGGGTGTGGGCGCTGGTGGTGATGGCGGGCTGCCAGGGACCCCGGCCGCAATATGCCGGCAGGAGCAGCGAGCCGCCCAAGCCCACCCCGCCGCCGGTCGCTTTGCCCACCCGCGAGGCGCTTCCGCCGGCTCCGCGGCGGGTGCTCAATGGCATTGATGTGCTGCAACGGCAGGGTTATGCGCCGCTGCGGGGCTTGCGGGTGGGCTTGATCACCAATCACACCGGCACGGACCGGCAGCGCAATTCCACCATTGATTTGTTGCATCAGGCGCCGGGGGTGAAACTGATGGCGCTGTTCAGTCCCGAGCATGGATTGCGGGGGACGCTGGATGAGAAAGTGGCTGATGGCGTGGACAGCCGGACGGGGCTGCCGGTGTACAGCCTGTATGGAGTGCGCCAGCGTCCGGCGCCCGAGCAGTTGAAGAACCTGGATGCGCTGGTGTTTGACATTCAGGATATTGGCTGCCGTTTTTACACTTATATATCCACGTTGGGCTATTGCCTGGAGGCGGCGGCGGAGGCGCAGCTCAAGTTTTTTGTGTTGGACCGCGTCAATCCCCTTGGCGGCGTGGTGATGGAGGGGCCGGTTTACGAGGGCGAGCCGCAGTTTGTGGCATTTCACGCGCTGCCCCTCCGCCACGGGATGACGGTGGGGGAGCTGGCGCGGTTGTTCCAGCAGGAGCGGGGGTGGAAAGTGGATTTGACCGTGATTCCGGTGGCGGGGTGGCGGCGGGAGGATTGGTTTGATGCCACGGGGCTGCCGTGGATCAATCCCTCGCCCAACATGCGCTCGCTGACGCAGGCCACGCTGTATCCGGGCGTGGGGCTGCTGGAATTTGCGGTGTCGGTGGGACGGGGGACGGACACGCCGTTTGAGGTGGTGGGGGCGCCCTATGTGAATGACCTGGAGCTGGCGGAGGCGTTAAATGGGGCGGGGCTGCCGGGCATCCGGTTTGTGCCGGTGCAATTCACGCCCACGGCCAGCGTGTTCCACGGCCAGCAATGTGGGGGCGTGAATCTGATCATCACGGATCGCACGCGGCTGCGGGCGGTGGATGTGGGGGTGGTGCTGGTGCAAACCTTGTACCGGCTGTATCCCCGGGACTTCGCGATTGACAAAGTGCACAGGCTGTTGTTGGACAAGGAAGGGTTGGAGGCCATCAAGGCCGGGCGTCCGCTGGCGGAAATACGGCGGCGCTGGGAGCCGGGTTTGGAGGCATTTGCCCGGCGGCGCGCGAGCGTGCTGTTGTATTAGGCGGGCCGGGGGCGGTTCAGCGCACCACCTCAATCACATCGCCGGGTTCCAGCGTCACGTTTTCCTGGCCCTGCAGAAGGCGGCGGGGGTTGATTTGAAAAACCTGGCCTTTGCGGATGAGCATCAGGTTGCGCGGGGTGCTCAGGGTGGTGACTTCCGCCTGCAGCAGGGCCTCCGTCAGGGTCAGGCCTTCGGTCCAGGGCACCACCGGATTTTTGACCGGGCCGCGAAAGCTGATCACTGCTTGTTGGGCCTGCATTTGCTGCCGGGCCTGCTCCATGCCGGCGGCGAAGGCGCGATCCCGTTCCGCCTGGCGGCGGGCGCTGCCGCCGCAACCGGCGCCGGCGATGAGGGCGGCGGCCAACAGGCAGGCTGTGGCCTTGAATCCCGCGGTTGAGAGTGGACGCATCATCAGCTTTTAAGCGGTTTGCCCACGTTGATCTTGTGTTGCAGATGGTAGCCGGCGTTGTAGGCGTATTTTTCGGCCCAATACTTGAGGCCGGCGCGCTCTTCGTCGGTGAGGGGCCGCACCACTTTGGCGGGGGAGCCAAGCACCATTGAGCCGGGGGGGATGACCGTGCGCTGGGTGACCAGGGCGCCAGCTCCGACAATGGACTGGCGGCCGATGACCGCGCCGTCCAGGATGACGGCGCCCATGCCGATGAGCACTTCATCCTCGACGGTGCAGGCGTGGACAATGGCGCTGTGGCCCACGGTGACGTAATTGCCGATGAGGCAGGGGTAGTCATCGGCCAGATGGAGCACGGCGTTATCCTGCACGTTGCTGTGATGACCGACGACGATGCGGTTGATGTCCCCGCGCAAGACGGCGTTGTACCATACGCTGGCATGATCGCCGAGGGTCACATCGCCCACCACCACGGCGCCTTTGGCGATGTAAACCTTGCGGCCCAGGACGGGCTGTTTGCGCAGATATTTTTCCAATTGCTCGTGCAACTTGTCCATGGCCCCACCTTACCTTAAACGGGGCGGTTCGGCCATGCAAAAGCGCGGGGAGGGGGGCCAGGGTTGGGGTATCGGGCTTACTTCGGTGCAGTTCAAGGTCATGAGCTCTTGCCGCGAGGGGGAGATGCTCCGGCTCCAATGGCGAAGCGGAGAGACAGGGATGGGCCCCACATGCCGTGAAGTTTTTGACCTGTTGTGCTGCCGGGCGATG contains:
- a CDS encoding beta-lactamase family protein: MMAHLERRRAGGAPSWVWSRRQWLMLVLGLGWLVLAPAAWSAAALTQVFRPEKLAELDQAITAAITNGDAPGAVVWIERHGTAYVKAYGQRAVTPAPEPMTTNTIFDAASLTKVLATAPAILWLVEQGKIGLDDPVSKHLPEFVGEDREAITVRLLLTHYSGLPSGLTRRDFNGYAGAIAQAVSERPNPAPGTTFRYSDVNFILLGEIVRRVSGQSLADFAREKFYEPLGMRQTRFLPPDDWRANIAPTERVGGTVLRGVVHDPTARRMGGVAGHAGLFTTVADTARFCRMMLNEGELEGRRVLKAETVKLMVSVQSPPGGSARRGLGWDIDSPYAGPRGKVLPLGSYGHTGWTGTSLWIDPFSKTFVLLYTNRNHPSGGNVVKLRSVVATLAAEAVVGFDFANVPGALPPLPANSRP
- a CDS encoding NUDIX domain-containing protein, with the protein product MPNELLDVVDPNDEVVGQALRNEVHFQCLRHRAVHVLVFNRRGEIFLQKRSSRKDQHPNLWDSSASGHVDAGEKYDHAAERELLEEIGLAVTTPPVRLFKLPASNATEQEFVWVYRCEAEGPFRLNPEEISEGRWLAPEEVDWWLQHQPGKFAPVFPLIWREWRRRQSPPPSA
- a CDS encoding ThuA domain-containing protein; translation: MKTRWAVLAAGVALLALHGQAAERTLLLIAGRPSHPPGMHEFRAGALLLQKCLAEVPGLKTLVASNGWPTEAGWLERADAIVIYADGGGGHPAIQQDRLKLLQGLLDKGVGFGVMHYACEVPKDRGGKEFLEWVGGYYEDRYSCNPIWEPEFKRFVNHPTTRGVQPFSIKDEWYFCLRFRENMEGIIPILAATPSDKVRNGPYVWPAGPYPHVQAASGREEVMMWAVERPNGGRSFGFTGGHFHANWGEPNFRKVVLNALLWVSKVDVPPQGVASTVTAEELQQNLDPKGKK
- a CDS encoding response regulator transcription factor, which codes for MAISVAIVEDNDQLRSTLARVLERAEGFRCVGQYPNAEEALAALPAVKPDVVLMDINLPGQNGVECVRRLKPQLPQTQVVMLTVYEDTDNIFNALAAGASGYLLKRTSRDELLAAIKEVHAGGSPMTAHIARKVVQSFQRTGPSPQPAENLSPREQEVLDLLSQGFLYKEIADRLGVSYETVHTYIRRIYEKLQVRTRTEAVAKFLRR
- a CDS encoding PIG-L family deacetylase, whose product is MKPVVMAVAAHPDDIEFMMAGTLLLLREAGWEAHYLNLASGNCGSLEHPSAVVRRVRAREAQAACRILGATWHAPVVDDLEIFYELGLILRVAAVIREVNPRILLVPSPQDYMEDHTNACRVAVSAAFVRGMPNIKTQPPRPPVAGPVTVYHALPHGLRDPLRRRVLPGAFVNTTRVQARKREALAAHQSQKRWLDATQGMDSYLQVMEQFAREVGRMSRKFKYAEGWRRHLHYGFCEEQDDPLRAALGRDYLVNEAYERALERGGC
- a CDS encoding methyltransferase domain-containing protein produces the protein MNYTASKVDPRIVYFDQLAPRWDTHCSNPAAVLERLRGLRPRLPLHAGQRLLEVGCGTGQITGWLAEQVAPGRVTAVDFSPAMLALARARGVSADFLEADVCQGPPPGGPYDGVLCFNAFPHFRDQDAALRHLAAVLKPEGVLVVLHLCGSEALNEFHHQLQGPVTHDHLPPLDCWPLMLRDAGLVYEEGEDQADLFLVKARRPARG
- a CDS encoding DUF1080 domain-containing protein, with amino-acid sequence MRMKLGLGLVMAVLVLGCVSCATGPRGGVAPSLTAAGAQGEFAGWRSYSEQAGTATAAVWQMETNGVLICRGAPKGYLYTEKDYTNFKIEFEYRFPPGATQSHGGVLVRLTGEHSIWPRSLEFQLNQGQAGDFWGLRGFVYTGPEDRFRVLTNTPYGTLRHLRRFRAMEKPAGQWNRFEGLVYGDMAVQKINGVTVNRAVGCDVVAGKIALTAEGEEIHFRNVRITPLP
- a CDS encoding DUF1343 domain-containing protein encodes the protein MLFWVWALVVMAGCQGPRPQYAGRSSEPPKPTPPPVALPTREALPPAPRRVLNGIDVLQRQGYAPLRGLRVGLITNHTGTDRQRNSTIDLLHQAPGVKLMALFSPEHGLRGTLDEKVADGVDSRTGLPVYSLYGVRQRPAPEQLKNLDALVFDIQDIGCRFYTYISTLGYCLEAAAEAQLKFFVLDRVNPLGGVVMEGPVYEGEPQFVAFHALPLRHGMTVGELARLFQQERGWKVDLTVIPVAGWRREDWFDATGLPWINPSPNMRSLTQATLYPGVGLLEFAVSVGRGTDTPFEVVGAPYVNDLELAEALNGAGLPGIRFVPVQFTPTASVFHGQQCGGVNLIITDRTRLRAVDVGVVLVQTLYRLYPRDFAIDKVHRLLLDKEGLEAIKAGRPLAEIRRRWEPGLEAFARRRASVLLY
- a CDS encoding gamma carbonic anhydrase family protein produces the protein MDKLHEQLEKYLRKQPVLGRKVYIAKGAVVVGDVTLGDHASVWYNAVLRGDINRIVVGHHSNVQDNAVLHLADDYPCLIGNYVTVGHSAIVHACTVEDEVLIGMGAVILDGAVIGRQSIVGAGALVTQRTVIPPGSMVLGSPAKVVRPLTDEERAGLKYWAEKYAYNAGYHLQHKINVGKPLKS